In Methanofollis aquaemaris, the genomic window CTCTGGACATGGGTGGCCTCGTATTTTCCTTCATATCCCTTCTGGAGTTCAGGGAAATGGTTGATGAACTCCGCCGCCGGCAGTCCGGTCAGTTCTTCCGAGTGGTGCCGCACCATCTCCTCGCCTTTTTTGTTCGCCTCGATGAGTCTGAACTGTGGGTCGAGGACAAAGATGCCGTCGGTGAGGGCGTTGAAGTACCGGTCCTTGGAGAGGGGAACCGTGCCGAAGAGCCCTTCCTTAAGCGCCCCGGCCGAGGCGGCGAGAGCGGCGGCCATGACACAGAGGACACACCATCCTGCAGACGGGGTCAGGCCGGACGCCGTGAGAGGGGGTGAGAGGACCGCCGCCCACGGGATGAGCGCTCCCATCAGAACAAACCCGATCTGACGCCTGTACATCGCCGGTGCCGTGAGGAGCATCGCCACCAGGAAGATGATGCTTATGATGACGACGAGGTACGCTGCGCCGGTGATGAGGAGGTACGGGGTGCCCTCCACGAGTTCTGTGATCGTCATGGTGTTGGAGAGACAGAGCACGACCGCAGTAACCGGGACGATGGCGGCGGAGAGGGTCGCGGCCAATGTGAACCTCTGTTCTTTGCCGGTATACAGCATGACAAAGGCCATCCATGCCGGAACCAGGACGGCGACCCCGACGAGCGCCGCCTCCCCCCAGAAAACCTGCCAGTTCCGGCCGAGCGGGAGGAGGGCCGATCCTTCGCCGAGCGACCAGACCAGAACCCCGAGGGCGAAGACGAAAAATGCCCGTGCACCTGATGCTTCACGGCGTTTCCAGCTCGCGAAGGCGATGACCGAGGCTATGGCGAGCGAGGCGACCATGACAAAGGTGCCGGGGATGTAAGCGTACATTGCTGCTGACTCTCTGGTGCTGGTGTGGAGATCTGACTGAAATGACTGGATTACGGCACGATACGACAAGGCTTGGAGTTTGATCTGATGTTTCTCCGGGATACTGATCTATCTTTGGGAGAATGAACCGGATTCTCGTATGACCTGAGGCCTGCGCCGTGGGAGGTGCCGCACCTCGCGCAACGCGCTCAGGATCTCTCCAGGATTCCAGGCCATCCGGGGACCGCCTACGGAACTGGTGCGAGGGGTTGGAGATATGCCTGAAATGGGGAGGAAAATCTCTCTATTGCGAGGAGATCGCGAGATTTCGATGAGATCTGACAGAAGGTTTAAACCCGGAAATACGAATCTCTGATCAACGCACTCACAGGAGGTGAGGCACCATGGCAAAGAAGGGTAGCAAGAAGCAGCCGAAGGAACCCAAGCAGTGAACTCCAGTTCACAAAGCCCCCTATATTTTTTTTTATTCTGCTCACACGGACCAATACACCGGCCAAAAAAATAGGGCGGGGTCCATACCCCATCTACTCTTCGGATTTTTCTTCAGCCGGTTTTTTCACGGCCTTCTTCTCGGGCTTGACATAGGTGATCTTCACCGTCTTCACGCCCTCGTGCTCTGAGAAGGCCGGGCGGTACTCGGCATCCATCGAGAGACAGTGCACCGGACAGACCTCCACGCAGCAGTTGCAGACATGGCACTTGAAGAGGTCGATCTCCCAGAGTTTCTCGTCACGCATGACGCAGATCGCATCGGCCGGACACTTGCGCATGCACATCCCGCATGAGATGCACTTTGCGGGGTCGATGGTCACATGCCCGCGTGAGATCGGATACTGCTTGGCCGGTTCGGCCGGGTAGCGGATGGTGGACGGGCCGTGGATGAGCGACTTGATCACCGTCTTTGCCATCTCGAAATATACCATCTCTCTCACCTCTCCAGACACCCGATGCACGGGTCGATGGTCAGCACGATCACCGGCACATCGGCAAGTTCGCAGCCCTCCAGCATCTTGACCAGGGGCGGGATGTTCGTCATCGTCGGCGTCCGCACGCGGTGGCGGGCAAGTTTTCTGGTGCCGTTGCCCTTGACATAGTGGATCACCTCGCCGCGGGGCTGTTCGGCCCGCGAGAAGTACTCGCCCTCGGGCTTGCCGGTCACCTTCACCTCGATGGGACCGTCAGGGATCTTCTGGACCGCTTCTTTGATCAGGTCGATGGAGGTGAAGAGTTCCCGTGCCCGCACCGCACACCTGGCATAGCAGTCGCACCCGTCCTCGACGACCGGCTTGAAGTGAAGACGGTCGTAGGCGGCGTACCCGTTCATCCTGATATCTGAAGCGACCTTGCTCCCCCGCAGCGTCGGGCCCACGGCGCCGAGTTCGTAGGCGTCCTCAGGCGAGAGCATCCCGACGTTCTTGAGCCTGGACTTCACCGAACTGTCGAGGAGGAAGACGTCCATCATATCCTTGAGCTCGCCCCTGATCCCCTCCAGACCGTTGACCATCTCGTCGAGTTTCTCGCTGTCGATATCTCGGCGGACACCGCCGACCTTGGCGGCCCCCTGGATCACCCGGCCGCCGGTCGTCGCTTCCATGTCGTCGAGGACATGCTCGCGCAGACGCCAGGCGTCCATGAAGAGATTCTCGAAACCCATGCCGTCGGCAAAGAGCCCGAGCCAGAGGAGGTGGGAGTGCATCCTCGAGTACTCCGACCAGATCACCCGCAGGTACTCGGCACGCTCTGGCACCTCGACGCTCATCAACTGCTCGATGCCCTGACAGTAGGTCATCCCGTGGATGAAACTGCATATCCCGCAGATCCGCTCGGCGATATAGACATATTCAGGATATTCCCGCTTTTCGACCAGCGTCTCCAGGCCGCGGTGGACATAGCCGACCCCCGGAATCGCTTCCTTCACCTTCTCGTCCTCGACGACCAGGTCGAGGTGGAGGGGTTCGGGGAGCACCGGGTGCTGCGGGCCGAAAGGCACGACTATTTTCTTTGACATGGTTCCTCCCCCCTGAAGGTGACGTTTGCAAAGGGAAACTTCTTCGCCGTCTTGAAGAGCGTGCCGTTGTAGTCGAGGCTCATGCCCTCGAACGTCAGGCCGAAGAAGTCGTGGATCTCGTTCTCGTAGATGAAGGCCGCCCAGTAGATCCCTGAGATGCTCTTCACCGTCGTCTCTGGCGGCACCATGACCCGCAGGCTCTCGAAGTGGAAATCTTTGTCGAAGCTGTAACTGAGCTCGAAAGAGTCCTCGACCATCGAGCAACTCACCTGGACGAGGCGGAAGCCCCGGTTATGATAGACCTGCACCTCCTTGTGCAGGTCTGCGAGGGCGATCTCTCTGAGCACCTGTTCTTCAATTGCCATGCTGTCTCTCCGTTTCTTTCATCGCTGTCCGTTTCTCTTCGAGGATGCCCAGGGCCTTGACGATGCCGTCGATGATCGACTCGGGCCTTGCGGCACAGCCGGGGACATAGACGTCGACCGGGATGACCTGGTCGACGCCGCCGGCCATATTGTAGCACTCCCTGAAGACCCCGCCGGAGCAGGCGCAGATCCCGACGGCCACCACGACCTTGGGGTCGGGGATCTGTTCGTAGGTGTTCTTGACAACCTCACGGTTGATCTCGTTGATCCCGCCGGTGATCACAAAGACATCGGCATGTTTCGGGTTTCCGGTATTGATGATCCCGAAGCGCTCCACGTCGTACAGCGGGGTGAGGCAGGCGAGCACCTCGATGTCGCAGCCATTGCAGCTGGACGCGTCGTAGTGGAGCAGCCAGGGTGACTTTTTCAGATATGCCATGCTTCAGACCCCCACATAGTAGTAATATACGATGACGAGGTTCAGGAACCCCAGGATTGCGGCAACGCCCCACCCGCTCTTCATGGTCCACTGCCACTTCATCCTGGAGAAGGTGTTGTCGATGAAGATCTCCAGGAGGTAGGCGAGGGCGATGACCACGACGGCCAGCACCGGGTTGAACCCGAAGAAGAGATAGATCATCCCGAGGAGGACGACGGTCTCGTACCAGTGGGCGATCTCGATCTTGCCCAGGACCGGGCCGGCGAACTCGGTGGTCAGCCCTTTCACCAGTTCCTGGTGGGCATGGTGCGAGGTCGAGATGTCGAAGGGCGACTTGCGCAGTTTGATGGTCAGGATGGTCAGGAAGCCCAGGAAGACGCCCGGCAGGTACAGGATCGCCGGGACTGTCGAGGTGGCGATATCGCTGATATAGAAACTCCCGGTGACCATATAGAGCCCGACCGCCGTGAGGATCACCATCGGCTCGTAGGCCATCAGGGTGATCAGTTCGCGTTCTGCGCCGATGTAACTGTACGGCGAGTAGGCGGCGTACGCACCCAGCACGATGAAGATGTGGGCCAGAGTGAAGGCGAAGATGACGAGCAGGAAGTCGCCTCCGGCGAAGAAGTACGCACCGCTCACTGCCATGAAGACGAGGTAGGCCAGGATGTAGAGGTTCTGCGAGGGAGTGACGGTGACGTCCTCCTTCTCGAAGAGTTTGGCCACATCGTAGAAGGGCTGGAGGACCGGCGGGCCGACCCTGCCCTGCATCCTGGCGGTGACTTTCCGGTCGATACCGGCGATCAGTCCGCCGAGGAGGGGGGCGAGGATCAGGAAGACGATGGCTGTGATGATCGAGGTCACAAGATCACCCCCTGGCTCATGCCCCATGCAACCAGGGCCGCGGCCACCAGGATGAGGAGGATACAGACCGGGTTGCCCCAGCGCAGGAGTTTCTTCTCGCCGAAGTATTCCTCGAAGTAGTAGTTTCTGGTGGTCATCTCGCGCTGGATGCCGAGAGACCCGGCGAACTTCAGGTCAGGTGTCGTAGACCGACCGCCCATGTAGACCGGCAACTTCCGGCTCTCTTTGCTGGAAGTGTACAGGGAGAGCGGCAGGAAGAGCAGGAGGAGAACCATGAGCAGCATGATAATGATGTTGTCCTGTGCAAGCCGCGCCGTCTCGCCGTAGACTCCGAGGACATAGGGCTCGATGAGCACCGAGGAGACGAGGGGGAAGAGCAGGGCGGCGAGCACGGTGAGTGCGGCGAGCGAGGAGAGAACCACCCACTTGCCGCGGGAGACTGTTCCTTCGAGGTTCTCACCGAACGGTGTCACCGCGAGGATCTTGCCCATCCACTTGGCCCAGAAGAAGACCGTGACGGCGCTGCCGAAGGCGAGGATGGTGACAAAGACGATCCCGAAGGGTGCGTCGATGAACCCCTCGATCGCGGCCCACTTGGAGATGAGCATGCCGAAGGGTGCGAGGAACATGCCGGCGATCCCGATGGCGATCATCACGGCGATCTTCGGGAACTTGACGATCAGTCCGTCCATGTCCTCGATGTCCCGGCTGCCGGTGCGGTGTTCGACCGTCCCGACGCAGAGGAAGAGGAGCGACTTCGCAACCGCGTGGAAGATGATGAGCATGATCGCGGCCCAGACCAGTTCGGGCGTCCCGACGCTGGCACATGCAACGATGAGCCCGAGGTTGGCGATGGTCGAGTAGGCGAGCACCTTCTTCGCGTTGGTCTGCGAGATGGCGATGGCCGAGGCGAGCAGGAAGGTGACGGCGCCGACCATGCCGAAGGCCACGCCGGCAAGGGTGCCGAGGAGCACGGGAGCGAACCTGACGATGATGTAGACGCCGGCCTTGACCATGGTGCTCGAGTGGAGCAGGGCGGAGACCGGGGTCGGGGCGACCATTGCGCCGACAAGCCATCCGGAGAAGGGCATCTGTGCCGCTTTGGTGAGGCCTGCGAAGCAGATGAGCACCGCGGGGATGATCGCAACAGACTGGCCGGAGGCGATGAGGGCGTCGAGTTCGAAGAGTCCGCCGGCCGGGTCGACACTTGCGAGGTACAGGAAAGACGCCGCAAAGGCGATCCCGCCGAGGAGGTTCAACTTCAGGGCGAGGAAGGCGTTGTTCGTCGCTTCTTCGGTCTCGGAGTAGCCGATGAGCAGGAAGGACGAAAGCGTCGTGATCTCCCAGAAGAAGAAGACCCAGAGCAGGTTGTTCGAGAAGACCAGCCCGAACATCGCGGCCAGGAAGACGAAGACCACGAAGAAGAACATCTTCCTCCGGTCTCTCACCTCGGGGTGGTGCTCGTGGTAGGTGTTCATGTAACTGGTGGCATAGACGGCGATAAGGCTCCCGATGATACCGATGATCAGGGCCATGATGATGGAGAACTCGTCGATGAAGAGGTTCTTCACGGGTTCGAGCCCGCCGGCCATGGTCATCTCAAAGTAGAGCGTTATGGCGGTCTGTACAAGTACAAGCAGGACGGCAAGGTATTGCTTGAACTTTATACCCAGGTACAGCAGTAGAAGGGCGATGGCCATCTCGATGACAAAC contains:
- a CDS encoding histidine kinase N-terminal 7TM domain-containing protein codes for the protein MYAYIPGTFVMVASLAIASVIAFASWKRREASGARAFFVFALGVLVWSLGEGSALLPLGRNWQVFWGEAALVGVAVLVPAWMAFVMLYTGKEQRFTLAATLSAAIVPVTAVVLCLSNTMTITELVEGTPYLLITGAAYLVVIISIIFLVAMLLTAPAMYRRQIGFVLMGALIPWAAVLSPPLTASGLTPSAGWCVLCVMAAALAASAGALKEGLFGTVPLSKDRYFNALTDGIFVLDPQFRLIEANKKGEEMVRHHSEELTGLPAAEFINHFPELQKGYEGKYEATHVQSMKKADGSREHYELRISPITDWRSRTTGHFLLVRDISRLKETEDALRIAHKKVSILSEISQHDIKNQLEVIAGYGGILDEITPEDSEQKMYVRRILEASEMIAEHIAASKDYRDLGIRTPEWQSVAIEADQASRILKNHGIALDVEAGDLEIYADPLFRKVFYNLFENTIRHGGTVTTVKVSASEFEGRGVITVEDDGRGVAAEIKEKIFERQYGSHSGLGLFLTREILSATGISIRERGTPGRGARFEILVPPEGCRRPGPGGEHSG
- a CDS encoding respiratory chain complex I subunit 1 family protein — encoded protein: MTSIITAIVFLILAPLLGGLIAGIDRKVTARMQGRVGPPVLQPFYDVAKLFEKEDVTVTPSQNLYILAYLVFMAVSGAYFFAGGDFLLVIFAFTLAHIFIVLGAYAAYSPYSYIGAERELITLMAYEPMVILTAVGLYMVTGSFYISDIATSTVPAILYLPGVFLGFLTILTIKLRKSPFDISTSHHAHQELVKGLTTEFAGPVLGKIEIAHWYETVVLLGMIYLFFGFNPVLAVVVIALAYLLEIFIDNTFSRMKWQWTMKSGWGVAAILGFLNLVIVYYYYVGV
- a CDS encoding hydrogenase large subunit — its product is MSKKIVVPFGPQHPVLPEPLHLDLVVEDEKVKEAIPGVGYVHRGLETLVEKREYPEYVYIAERICGICSFIHGMTYCQGIEQLMSVEVPERAEYLRVIWSEYSRMHSHLLWLGLFADGMGFENLFMDAWRLREHVLDDMEATTGGRVIQGAAKVGGVRRDIDSEKLDEMVNGLEGIRGELKDMMDVFLLDSSVKSRLKNVGMLSPEDAYELGAVGPTLRGSKVASDIRMNGYAAYDRLHFKPVVEDGCDCYARCAVRARELFTSIDLIKEAVQKIPDGPIEVKVTGKPEGEYFSRAEQPRGEVIHYVKGNGTRKLARHRVRTPTMTNIPPLVKMLEGCELADVPVIVLTIDPCIGCLER
- a CDS encoding NADH-quinone oxidoreductase subunit C is translated as MAIEEQVLREIALADLHKEVQVYHNRGFRLVQVSCSMVEDSFELSYSFDKDFHFESLRVMVPPETTVKSISGIYWAAFIYENEIHDFFGLTFEGMSLDYNGTLFKTAKKFPFANVTFRGEEPCQRK
- a CDS encoding 4Fe-4S binding protein; this encodes MVYFEMAKTVIKSLIHGPSTIRYPAEPAKQYPISRGHVTIDPAKCISCGMCMRKCPADAICVMRDEKLWEIDLFKCHVCNCCVEVCPVHCLSMDAEYRPAFSEHEGVKTVKITYVKPEKKAVKKPAEEKSEE
- a CDS encoding NADH-quinone oxidoreductase subunit 5 family protein → MPNNRIRDAIIALSGLVISLGSIYLFATSFTGGSVYFPFPFEPTAQVMFVIEMAIALLLLYLGIKFKQYLAVLLVLVQTAITLYFEMTMAGGLEPVKNLFIDEFSIIMALIIGIIGSLIAVYATSYMNTYHEHHPEVRDRRKMFFFVVFVFLAAMFGLVFSNNLLWVFFFWEITTLSSFLLIGYSETEEATNNAFLALKLNLLGGIAFAASFLYLASVDPAGGLFELDALIASGQSVAIIPAVLICFAGLTKAAQMPFSGWLVGAMVAPTPVSALLHSSTMVKAGVYIIVRFAPVLLGTLAGVAFGMVGAVTFLLASAIAISQTNAKKVLAYSTIANLGLIVACASVGTPELVWAAIMLIIFHAVAKSLLFLCVGTVEHRTGSRDIEDMDGLIVKFPKIAVMIAIGIAGMFLAPFGMLISKWAAIEGFIDAPFGIVFVTILAFGSAVTVFFWAKWMGKILAVTPFGENLEGTVSRGKWVVLSSLAALTVLAALLFPLVSSVLIEPYVLGVYGETARLAQDNIIIMLLMVLLLLFLPLSLYTSSKESRKLPVYMGGRSTTPDLKFAGSLGIQREMTTRNYYFEEYFGEKKLLRWGNPVCILLILVAAALVAWGMSQGVIL
- a CDS encoding NADH-quinone oxidoreductase subunit B family protein, which translates into the protein MAYLKKSPWLLHYDASSCNGCDIEVLACLTPLYDVERFGIINTGNPKHADVFVITGGINEINREVVKNTYEQIPDPKVVVAVGICACSGGVFRECYNMAGGVDQVIPVDVYVPGCAARPESIIDGIVKALGILEEKRTAMKETERQHGN